In a genomic window of Wyeomyia smithii strain HCP4-BCI-WySm-NY-G18 chromosome 1, ASM2978416v1, whole genome shotgun sequence:
- the LOC129717656 gene encoding uncharacterized protein LOC129717656 has protein sequence MSIKPELVYNAKKDIFYGFPYTGTQKKIERNRTSILATEAIVIMVSGLGPLSPNKFKNDTASRSGRFKQAIGYMLAHHSLETTKQLNMITNAVQALKGRGLYPLALILDQCTTNVKMIHEAGAIAEKPIIMIDSAEIAVFYDNPHLIKNTKSMLSKHNAVFKGKIASFSHIRQLYLKDQICVPRLVPKLTEKLINPRPFMAMNVAQATRTLSHSVAVGLEYYALSGDLPLSALTTASFVIFF, from the exons ATGTCAATAAAACCCGAACTTGTGTACAACGCAAAGAAAGACATTTTTTACGGATTCCCTTATACAGGAACTCAGAAAAAGATCGAAAGAAACAGAACGTCGATCTTGGCCACTGAAGCCATTGTTATAATGGTTTCTGGATTAGGCCCTCTAAGTccgaacaaatttaaaaatgacacCGCTAGTCGTTCTGGACGTTTCAAGCAG GCAATTGGTTATATGTTGGCTCATCATTCACTAGAAACTACTAAACAACTGAATATGATTACAAATGCCGTACAAGCTCTAAAGGGTCGTGGATTATATCCCTTGGCGTTGATTCTAGACCAGTGTACAACGAATGTTAAAATGATTCACGAAGCCGGAGCAATTGCAGAGAAGCCAATAATCATGATAGACAGTGCAGAAATTGCAGTTTTTTATGATAATCCACATCTTattaaaaatacgaaaagtatgCTATCCAAACACAATGCAGTTTTTAAAGGAAAAATTGCATCCTTTAGTCATATTCGACAACTGTACCTGAAAGATCAAATATGTGTACCGAGATTAGTGCCAAAGCTCACCGAGAAATTGATAAATCCCCGCCCATTTATGGCTATGAATGTAGCTCAAGCCACACGGACGTTAAGTCACTCTGTCGCAGTGGGTCTAGAATACTACGCATTGTCTGGGGATCTACCTTTATCTGCATTGACAACAGCTTcattcgtaatttttttttga
- the LOC129717198 gene encoding uncharacterized protein LOC129717198, translated as MTGKINDRLNMLKVISGTRNGVNPETLIDVYQALIRSVIEYGCTVTNNACKTNKNRLVVSNNQCLRKITGCTKSTPLNTLIALARQEPLETRQEYLTAKFITKCFTKNNLIANQLKQINQEADEEKLSYMEKVYLKHKKIIEKVMTNVSERQIQVEVQSTMDGMDTAKRNCNPLQLRQLAIQTINGKWENRPKMYTDASKMKGLCGIGVYDEGTGARYCYRLEMESSITSAEISAIETALDVIDLQEKQDYVILTDSRSACEMLSIAMETKNRPAVLNGILEKAEKWSVSFQWIPGHARITGNELADFLAKSGTSDTAERRNNQIFEKDAFLLFKHWRKQTATEWYKTYAEEKGKKYYQIQQELGETPWHYGKGFNNAETRLLNRLVAGHDFSPHWLAIMKIVHQGSGEICDEENTAEHIILNCETLD; from the exons ATGACGGGAAAGATAAATGATCGGCTCAACATGTTGAAGGTTATTAGTGGCACCAGAAATGGAGTGAATCCGGAGACTCTAATAGATGTATACCAGGCTCTTATTCGAAGTGTCATAGAATACGGATGTACTGTCACCAATAATGCTTGCAAAACGAACAAAAATAGACTGGTGGTATCAAATAACCAGTGTCTTAGGAAGATAACCGGATGTACGAAATCTACACCGCTGAATACGTTAATTGCATTAGCCAGACAAGAACCACTTGAAACACGCCAGGAGTATTTGACAGCAAAGTTCATTACGAAATGTTTTACCAAAAATAACCTGATAGCGAACCAGCTGAAGCAAATAAACCAGGAGGCTGATGAGGAGAAGCTGTCATATATGGAAAAAGTCTACCTGAAGCAcaagaaaataattgaaaaggTAATGACAAACGTAAGTGAAAGACAAATTCAGGTCGAAGTGCAATCTACCATGGATGGAATGGATACAGCCAAAAGAAATTGTAATCCTCTACAACTTAGGCAACTCGCTATTCAGACTATCAACGGAAAATGGGAAAACAGGCCTAAAATGTACACTGACGCTTCAAAAATGAAAGGACTCTGCGGAATCGGTGTATACGACGAAGGAACAGGAGCCAGATATTGTTACAGACTGGAAATGGAATCAAGCATCACCTCGGCGGAAATAAGTGCCATTGAAACAGCTTTAGACGTGATAGACCTGCAGGAAAAACAAGATTATGTAATATTAACGGATTCAAGATCTGCATGTGAAATGCTATCTATAGCTATGGAAACGAAAAATAGGCCAGCAGTACTGAACGGAATCCTGGAAAAGGCTGAAAAATGGAGTGTAAGCTTCCAGTGGATTCCTGGACATGCAAGGATAACAGGAAATGAGCTGGCCGACTTTTTGGCAAAGTCTGGAACCAGTGATACAGCAGAGAGAAGaaacaatcaaatttttgaaaaagatgCATTTCTATTATTTAAACACTGGAGAAAACAAACAGCTACAGAATGGTATAAAACGTATGCAgaggagaaaggaaaaaaatattatcagatACAGCAAGAACTCGGCGAGACACCGTGGCACTATGGAAAAGGATTCAACAACGCGGAAACAAGACTGTTGAATAGATTGGTTGCAGGGCACGATTTCTCCCCACACTGGCTGGCGATAATGAAAATTGTGCACCAAGGCTCCGGTGAAATTTGTGACGAAGAAAATACTGCTGAACACATTATCCTAAACTGT GAAACATTGGATTAA